The following are encoded together in the bacterium genome:
- the rny gene encoding ribonuclease Y: MIISIYFVLAGAGFLCVGAVLGYLARQSIAKRQIDTAEARIGKLLSDAHVKEQDILLKAKNDAQKLLEEAKREEREGRQELKRLEDRLLRREDQLDRKSGELEQADEALKARIVKVKQVKDELEALKEKEFKELERVSGMSQEQARSELVAKAEKEAADNISERLRRLEREGSEAIERKAKDIMATVIQRYASSHVADATTTVVNLPSDDLKGRIIGKEGRNIKALERLTGVDIIIDDTPEAVILSSFDPVRRAIAKAAIEKLIADGRIQPARIEDTVEWAKTAINQKMREAAEQAVYDAGITGLDPRLLPIIGRLHYRTSYGQNVLAHSVEMAHIAGMLASELSADVQVSKKGALLHDIGKAVDHEVPGTHVEIGRKILQKFGVEETVVKAMQAHHEEYPYETIESIIVQIADALSGARPGARRDTVEIYLKRLEELEKIATSFEGVEKAYAIQAGREVRVFVTPDRISDAEAHILAKNIAHRIQEDLKYPGEIKVNVIRELRAIEYAR, encoded by the coding sequence ATGATCATCAGCATTTACTTTGTGCTGGCGGGCGCAGGATTTCTGTGCGTCGGAGCGGTGTTGGGGTATCTGGCCCGCCAATCCATAGCCAAGCGTCAAATAGATACCGCGGAAGCGCGTATAGGAAAACTGCTTAGCGATGCGCATGTAAAAGAGCAGGATATACTGCTGAAAGCGAAGAACGATGCGCAAAAACTCCTCGAAGAAGCAAAGCGGGAAGAGCGTGAAGGAAGGCAGGAGTTAAAACGTCTTGAAGACCGCCTGCTCCGCCGCGAGGACCAGCTGGATCGGAAAAGCGGAGAACTCGAACAGGCCGATGAGGCTCTGAAGGCGCGTATTGTAAAGGTCAAGCAGGTGAAGGATGAGCTTGAGGCGCTGAAAGAAAAGGAATTCAAAGAATTGGAACGCGTCAGCGGGATGAGCCAGGAACAAGCACGATCCGAGCTTGTGGCAAAAGCAGAAAAAGAAGCGGCGGATAACATCTCGGAACGCCTAAGACGTCTTGAGCGCGAAGGAAGCGAAGCCATTGAGCGCAAAGCCAAAGACATCATGGCTACGGTGATCCAGCGCTACGCCTCAAGCCATGTGGCTGACGCCACTACAACCGTTGTCAATCTTCCCTCCGACGACCTGAAGGGACGGATCATTGGGAAAGAAGGCCGCAACATTAAAGCTCTGGAGCGCCTGACGGGCGTGGATATTATTATTGACGATACGCCCGAAGCCGTCATTCTCTCGTCGTTTGATCCGGTTCGCCGCGCCATCGCCAAGGCGGCTATCGAAAAACTTATTGCCGACGGACGGATTCAACCGGCACGCATTGAGGATACCGTAGAATGGGCAAAGACTGCCATAAATCAAAAAATGCGTGAAGCCGCGGAGCAGGCCGTGTATGACGCGGGCATCACCGGCCTTGATCCGCGCCTCCTGCCAATCATAGGGAGGCTCCATTATCGCACAAGTTATGGGCAGAACGTGCTCGCACACTCGGTGGAAATGGCGCATATCGCCGGAATGCTCGCAAGTGAGCTTAGCGCGGACGTGCAAGTATCCAAAAAAGGTGCACTGCTCCATGATATCGGCAAAGCCGTTGATCATGAAGTGCCGGGCACCCATGTGGAGATCGGCAGGAAAATTTTGCAGAAATTCGGCGTTGAGGAAACGGTGGTCAAGGCCATGCAGGCCCATCATGAAGAATATCCCTACGAGACCATTGAATCGATCATTGTGCAGATCGCCGATGCGCTCTCGGGTGCCCGGCCCGGCGCAAGACGAGACACGGTAGAAATCTATCTGAAACGCCTGGAAGAGCTTGAGAAAATCGCAACTTCATTCGAAGGCGTGGAGAAAGCATATGCCATACAGGCGGGCAGAGAAGTGAGGGTTTTTGTAACACCTGATCGGATCAGTGATGCGGAAGCACACATTCTGGCAAAAAATATTGCCCATCGTATTCAAGAAGATCTCAAGTATCCCGGAGAGATCAAGGTGAACGTCATACGAGAACTTCGGGCGATAGAATACGCAAGATAA